In Ochrobactrum vermis, the following proteins share a genomic window:
- a CDS encoding alpha/beta fold hydrolase has protein sequence MTFKTIHRLSVSDKSELPFRAVCANRPRAVVQICHGLAEHSARYERFASALVAAGYHVYIHDHRGHGNNIGPHTPKGMFAQKMGHVVAIEDVRTLNRHIHESHPGLPVVLFGHSMGGLIALNYVQNYADTVDAAAIWNANFDGGAESAAALALLYMERMLKGSDVPSTILPKMTFRAWGRSMQGHRTLFDWLSHDPAEVDAYVADPLCGFDASVALWIDIFRLIRRGADDRNFSKVPRNMPFNLVGGAEDPATANGAAVRRLAERMRKMGFEHVNCTILPGTRHESLNEINRDQVTQNFLDWLADALPYPAMSG, from the coding sequence ATGACATTCAAAACCATTCATCGTCTGTCGGTTTCAGACAAATCAGAACTCCCGTTCCGCGCCGTCTGCGCCAACAGGCCGCGAGCAGTCGTCCAGATATGTCACGGCCTCGCCGAACATTCCGCGCGGTACGAACGCTTTGCCTCGGCATTGGTCGCGGCGGGCTACCACGTCTATATCCACGACCACCGGGGGCACGGGAATAATATCGGTCCTCATACACCCAAGGGCATGTTCGCACAGAAGATGGGCCATGTTGTGGCTATCGAGGATGTGCGGACGCTCAACCGCCATATTCACGAGAGCCATCCGGGCTTGCCAGTCGTTCTTTTCGGCCATTCCATGGGCGGACTGATCGCGCTGAACTACGTTCAGAACTACGCCGATACAGTCGATGCGGCGGCGATCTGGAACGCAAATTTCGATGGTGGAGCGGAAAGTGCCGCAGCGCTGGCACTTCTTTATATGGAGCGCATGCTGAAAGGCTCGGATGTCCCCAGCACCATTCTGCCGAAAATGACATTCCGCGCCTGGGGCCGGTCCATGCAAGGCCACCGCACGCTATTCGACTGGCTTTCGCACGATCCGGCTGAAGTCGATGCCTATGTCGCAGATCCGCTCTGTGGCTTCGATGCCAGCGTAGCGCTGTGGATCGATATTTTCCGCTTGATCCGCCGTGGTGCAGACGACCGGAACTTCTCGAAAGTCCCGCGAAACATGCCGTTTAACCTTGTTGGCGGTGCGGAAGATCCGGCAACAGCAAACGGTGCGGCTGTGCGCAGGCTGGCAGAGAGAATGCGGAAAATGGGCTTCGAACACGTCAATTGCACGATCCTGCCCGGCACCCGACATGAGAGCCTCAACGAGATCAACCGAGATCAGGTGACGCAGAATTTTCTGGATTGGCTTGCAGATGCTCTTCCGTATCCTGCAATGTCCGGCTAA
- a CDS encoding glycosyltransferase family 2 protein has translation MDTPTISVVIPCRNEADNLAFLLDEVDAAMQGRAYEVIVVDDGSTDSTSDVLAGRIHAGKPLRHLRHDRSSGQSAAVRSGVFAARGPIVVTMDGDGQNNPAYLPVLADALMKAGPDYGIAAGQRLKRTDTKLKQLSSRFANNLRGAILKDKTRDSGCGLKALRTDLFRQLPFFDGWHRYLPALAIREGFDVVHVDVIDRERRHGKSNYGILDRGMRGILDLYGVWWLRKRRKVVPRVREITHD, from the coding sequence TTGGACACACCGACGATTTCTGTGGTTATCCCCTGCCGCAACGAAGCCGACAATCTTGCATTCCTGCTGGATGAAGTCGATGCCGCCATGCAGGGCCGCGCATACGAAGTCATCGTCGTCGACGACGGTTCGACGGACTCAACCAGCGATGTGCTTGCAGGCCGCATCCATGCGGGCAAGCCGCTTCGCCATCTGCGCCACGACCGGTCATCAGGCCAGAGCGCCGCAGTGCGCTCCGGTGTGTTTGCAGCGCGCGGCCCGATTGTCGTGACGATGGACGGCGACGGACAGAACAACCCCGCCTACCTTCCCGTTCTGGCAGATGCATTGATGAAGGCTGGGCCTGACTACGGCATTGCGGCCGGACAGCGTCTCAAGCGCACGGATACGAAACTCAAGCAGCTTTCGTCTCGTTTTGCCAACAATCTGCGTGGTGCGATTCTGAAAGACAAGACACGCGATTCCGGCTGCGGCCTGAAAGCGCTGCGCACCGACCTCTTCCGGCAATTGCCTTTCTTCGATGGATGGCATCGCTATCTGCCTGCGTTGGCAATCCGCGAGGGCTTCGACGTCGTGCATGTCGATGTCATCGATCGCGAACGCCGCCACGGCAAGTCCAATTACGGTATTCTAGACCGTGGAATGCGCGGCATTCTGGATCTTTATGGCGTCTGGTGGCTGCGGAAGCGTCGCAAGGTCGTTCCCCGCGTGAGGGAGATCACCCATGACTGA
- a CDS encoding lipid-A-disaccharide synthase N-terminal domain-containing protein gives MTDIFNSLSQWLHEVFVAQWDGWIVLGFIAQACFTMRFVVQWLASEKAKRSVMPVAFWFFSLFGGTLLLIYAIQRKDPVFIAGQGLGLVVYIRNLWLIANEKKRPTTGE, from the coding sequence ATGACTGATATTTTCAACAGTCTGTCGCAGTGGCTGCATGAGGTATTCGTGGCGCAGTGGGACGGCTGGATTGTGCTGGGATTCATCGCCCAGGCCTGCTTCACCATGCGCTTCGTCGTGCAATGGCTCGCTTCCGAAAAGGCGAAGCGCAGCGTCATGCCGGTCGCCTTCTGGTTCTTCTCGCTTTTCGGTGGCACCTTGCTGTTGATCTACGCGATCCAGCGCAAGGATCCTGTATTTATCGCAGGCCAAGGACTTGGCCTCGTCGTCTATATTCGCAATCTCTGGCTCATCGCCAACGAGAAAAAGCGGCCGACGACCGGGGAGTAA
- a CDS encoding UDP-glucose dehydrogenase family protein: protein MKLAMIGTGYVGLVSGVCFAEFGFHVTCVDKNPSIIERLTAGKVTIFEPGLDELMTRNIRDGRLEFSTDLPASVADADVIFIAVGTPSRRGDGEADLQYIEAAADEIAAAMKPGAVVVIKSTVVVGTNARIRDRIKAARPGVPFSMVSNPEFLREGSAIEDFMRPDRVVVGVEDESGKTAMQRLYRPLYLRETPMVVTSLENAEIIKYAANAFLAMKVTFINEVADLCEKTGGNVQEVARAIGMDNRIGSKFLHAGPGFGGSCFPKDTRAFAATGKKYAAPQSLIEQVIAVNEVRKQSMAERIVAAAKENGADTVAVLGVAFKPNTDDIRESPALDIIAAIQKAGIKVQAHDPEAMDAARAVLPDVVWCNSAYEAAKGAGVVALLTEWNAYRALDLKRVAGVMAGNVLIDLRNVYKAEDIAGTGLDYRSVGRTLPA, encoded by the coding sequence ATGAAGCTGGCGATGATCGGAACGGGCTATGTGGGGCTGGTTTCGGGTGTGTGTTTTGCCGAATTCGGCTTTCACGTTACCTGCGTCGACAAGAACCCGTCGATCATCGAGCGGCTGACAGCCGGGAAGGTCACGATTTTCGAGCCGGGGCTCGATGAACTGATGACCCGCAATATTCGCGATGGCCGGCTGGAGTTCAGTACCGATCTTCCAGCAAGCGTCGCCGATGCCGACGTCATCTTCATCGCGGTCGGCACGCCGTCCCGTCGCGGCGACGGCGAGGCGGACCTGCAATATATCGAAGCGGCTGCAGATGAAATTGCAGCCGCCATGAAGCCCGGCGCCGTGGTCGTTATCAAGTCGACGGTGGTGGTCGGCACCAATGCGCGCATCCGCGACCGTATCAAGGCTGCTCGTCCAGGTGTGCCGTTCTCTATGGTGTCCAATCCGGAATTCCTGCGGGAAGGTTCGGCTATTGAAGACTTCATGCGACCTGACCGTGTGGTCGTTGGCGTCGAGGATGAGAGCGGCAAGACGGCAATGCAGCGCCTTTATCGTCCGCTCTATCTGCGCGAGACGCCAATGGTCGTCACATCGCTGGAAAACGCGGAAATCATCAAATATGCGGCCAATGCCTTTCTGGCCATGAAGGTGACTTTCATCAACGAAGTGGCCGATCTTTGCGAAAAGACCGGCGGCAACGTGCAGGAAGTGGCGCGCGCCATCGGCATGGACAATCGCATCGGCTCGAAATTCCTCCATGCGGGTCCGGGCTTTGGCGGATCGTGCTTTCCGAAGGATACGCGTGCCTTCGCTGCGACCGGCAAAAAATATGCGGCACCGCAATCGCTGATTGAGCAAGTCATTGCGGTCAATGAGGTGCGCAAACAGTCGATGGCTGAACGGATCGTGGCTGCTGCCAAGGAGAACGGTGCGGATACCGTTGCCGTTCTCGGCGTTGCCTTCAAACCGAACACGGATGATATTCGCGAGTCACCGGCGCTCGATATTATCGCGGCCATTCAGAAGGCCGGGATCAAGGTTCAGGCGCATGATCCGGAAGCCATGGACGCTGCCAGGGCGGTGCTTCCCGATGTCGTCTGGTGCAATTCGGCTTACGAAGCGGCAAAGGGAGCGGGCGTCGTCGCCCTGCTGACGGAATGGAACGCTTATCGTGCGCTTGATCTGAAACGCGTGGCAGGTGTCATGGCCGGAAATGTGCTGATTGATCTGCGCAATGTCTACAAGGCAGAAGACATTGCAGGCACCGGGCTCGATTATCGGTCGGTCGGCCGGACGCTTCCGGCCTGA
- a CDS encoding D-lyxose/D-mannose family sugar isomerase gives MKRSEINEIIRESDAFIRSFGYVMPPFAYWSPDELKARTSSDAHAIRDARLGWDITDYGQGKFADLGLFLFTTRNGNAEDLKRGGGMLYAEKIMISRKNQLSPMHRHVVKAEDIINRGGGTLVLELFNSLPDGSVDEETDVTVATDGRLVTQKAGAHLKLQPGESVTLLPGNWHAFWGEGGDVLIGEVSTVNDDLTDNIFREPIGRFSNIEENEKPLHLLVSDYDKWL, from the coding sequence ATGAAACGTTCTGAAATCAACGAAATCATCCGCGAAAGCGACGCATTCATCCGTTCTTTCGGCTACGTTATGCCGCCTTTCGCTTACTGGTCGCCCGACGAACTCAAGGCGCGGACCTCTTCAGATGCGCACGCCATTCGCGATGCACGTCTCGGCTGGGATATTACGGATTACGGGCAGGGCAAGTTCGCTGATCTCGGCCTGTTCCTCTTCACCACGCGCAACGGCAATGCCGAGGACCTCAAGCGCGGGGGCGGAATGCTTTATGCCGAAAAGATCATGATTTCGCGCAAGAACCAGCTTTCGCCGATGCATCGCCATGTGGTGAAAGCCGAGGACATCATCAATCGCGGCGGCGGCACGCTGGTGCTGGAACTGTTCAACTCACTGCCAGACGGCAGTGTGGATGAAGAAACTGACGTGACAGTTGCAACGGATGGACGTCTTGTGACGCAGAAGGCTGGCGCTCATCTGAAGCTTCAGCCGGGTGAAAGCGTGACGTTGCTGCCTGGCAACTGGCATGCCTTCTGGGGCGAGGGCGGCGATGTGTTGATCGGCGAGGTTTCCACCGTCAACGATGACCTGACCGATAATATTTTCCGCGAGCCGATCGGCCGCTTTTCGAATATCGAAGAAAACGAGAAGCCGCTGCATCTTCTGGTATCCGACTACGACAAATGGCTGTGA
- a CDS encoding aromatic ring-hydroxylating oxygenase subunit alpha has translation MDVRNEMLGLLTGRDPNFSLEQKFYTDPEYHKLDLENIFYKDWLFVGHDCELPKTGSYMTVQIGAYPVVIVRDAQGGIRAFHNSCRHRGSRICAAEKGTAAKLVCPYHQWTYELDGRLLFARQVGPDFKPAEYGLKPVHCETVAGYIYVCVADEAPDFGAFRNLVEPYLAPHNIKDAKVAFESSIIEKGNWKLVWENNRECYHCAANHPELCRTYPEAPSATGVQGVMEDPEINQLWKNCNSVGLPAEFNMSEDGRYRITRIPLLRDAVSYTMSGKAAVKKALSDQVAGNTNIGAMLLFNYPSTWNHLMADHAISFRVLPISAEETLVTTKWLVHKDAVEGVDYDLDELTHVWIQTNDQDRQIVEENAVGIRSPAYQPGPYSVEHEGGVMQFLEWYTNTITPRLRGETAKLSRVA, from the coding sequence ATGGACGTTCGCAACGAAATGCTGGGGCTGTTGACCGGGCGCGACCCCAATTTCAGCCTGGAGCAGAAATTCTACACCGATCCAGAATATCACAAGCTGGATCTGGAGAATATTTTCTACAAGGACTGGCTGTTTGTCGGTCACGATTGCGAATTGCCGAAAACCGGTTCCTACATGACCGTGCAGATCGGCGCGTATCCCGTCGTCATCGTTCGCGATGCGCAGGGTGGCATTCGTGCTTTCCACAATTCCTGCCGTCATCGCGGCTCGCGCATTTGCGCCGCTGAAAAGGGAACCGCTGCAAAGCTCGTCTGCCCTTATCACCAGTGGACCTACGAACTGGACGGACGCCTGCTCTTTGCACGTCAGGTTGGCCCGGACTTCAAACCTGCCGAATATGGCCTGAAGCCGGTTCATTGCGAAACCGTCGCCGGCTATATCTATGTCTGCGTCGCTGACGAAGCACCCGATTTCGGTGCCTTCCGCAATCTCGTTGAGCCTTATCTCGCGCCGCACAATATCAAGGACGCAAAGGTCGCTTTCGAAAGCTCCATCATCGAGAAGGGCAACTGGAAGCTCGTCTGGGAAAACAACCGCGAGTGCTATCACTGCGCCGCGAACCATCCCGAACTCTGCCGCACCTACCCGGAAGCTCCGTCTGCAACCGGCGTGCAAGGTGTGATGGAAGACCCCGAGATCAACCAGCTCTGGAAGAATTGCAACAGCGTCGGTCTGCCTGCGGAATTCAACATGTCGGAAGACGGTCGTTATCGCATCACCCGCATTCCGCTTCTGCGCGATGCTGTGAGCTATACCATGTCAGGCAAGGCGGCTGTCAAGAAAGCCTTGAGCGATCAGGTGGCTGGCAATACGAATATCGGCGCAATGCTGCTGTTCAACTATCCATCGACGTGGAACCACCTGATGGCGGATCACGCAATTTCCTTCCGCGTGCTGCCGATCAGTGCGGAGGAAACGCTAGTCACCACCAAATGGCTCGTCCACAAGGATGCTGTTGAAGGCGTCGATTACGATCTCGACGAACTGACACATGTCTGGATTCAGACCAATGATCAGGATAGGCAGATCGTCGAAGAAAATGCGGTCGGCATTCGTTCACCCGCCTATCAGCCCGGCCCTTATTCGGTCGAGCATGAAGGCGGTGTGATGCAGTTCCTCGAATGGTACACCAACACCATTACACCGCGTCTGCGTGGCGAAACGGCAAAGCTCAGCCGCGTCGCCTGA
- a CDS encoding hybrid-cluster NAD(P)-dependent oxidoreductase produces the protein MQPLKYLDEMLPWNDRLQMLECISAIEEAPDVMTFSFKTAEDNWFRYTPGQFVTLELPIERADGLGPVLRTYTLSSTPSRPYHVSVTVKAQKDSIGTRWMLDNLRPPMKIKAYGPNGDFSLANHPGEKYLFVSAGSGITPMVSMTRWLFDCAPATDLAFINCARSPDDIIFRRELELLAGRMEAMHLAFIVEQSSARHVWLGLHGRIDRARLELLAPDFLHRKVFCCGPEPFMNGVRGLLEDAGFNMANYHQESFQPASEISSVPVPSSLSETPSIPSAAPAPAVAAASVVFSLSGVEVECTENDTILLAARNGGLKIPSACEFGICGTCKVKCLGGETEMTHNGGIRDDEIAEGYILACCSRPRGRVEIDA, from the coding sequence ATGCAGCCTCTGAAATATCTGGACGAGATGCTGCCGTGGAACGACAGGTTGCAGATGCTGGAATGCATTTCGGCCATCGAAGAAGCGCCAGACGTGATGACCTTCTCCTTCAAGACCGCCGAGGACAACTGGTTCCGCTATACGCCGGGCCAGTTCGTCACACTCGAACTGCCGATTGAAAGGGCGGACGGTCTCGGCCCGGTGCTTCGGACCTATACGCTGTCCTCGACCCCTTCCCGTCCCTACCACGTCTCCGTCACGGTCAAGGCGCAAAAAGACAGCATCGGCACACGCTGGATGCTCGACAATCTGCGCCCGCCGATGAAGATCAAGGCTTATGGGCCAAACGGCGACTTCTCCCTCGCCAACCATCCGGGCGAAAAATATCTTTTCGTTTCCGCCGGTTCCGGCATCACGCCAATGGTCTCCATGACGCGCTGGCTTTTCGACTGCGCACCTGCAACCGACCTGGCTTTCATCAATTGCGCACGTAGCCCGGACGACATCATTTTCCGGCGCGAACTGGAACTGCTGGCCGGCCGCATGGAAGCAATGCATCTGGCCTTCATCGTCGAGCAGTCGTCGGCGCGCCATGTCTGGCTGGGCCTTCACGGACGCATCGACCGCGCCCGGCTTGAATTGCTTGCACCCGATTTCCTGCATCGCAAGGTTTTCTGCTGCGGACCGGAACCGTTCATGAACGGTGTGCGGGGCCTGCTGGAAGATGCCGGTTTCAACATGGCCAACTACCATCAGGAGAGCTTTCAACCAGCCAGCGAAATTTCATCGGTTCCGGTGCCTTCGTCGCTCTCCGAAACGCCAAGCATTCCCAGCGCTGCCCCGGCTCCGGCAGTTGCAGCCGCAAGCGTCGTCTTCAGCCTTTCCGGTGTGGAAGTCGAATGCACTGAAAACGACACGATCCTGCTTGCCGCACGCAATGGCGGCCTCAAGATTCCGAGCGCCTGCGAGTTTGGAATCTGCGGCACCTGCAAAGTGAAATGCCTCGGCGGCGAGACCGAGATGACCCACAATGGCGGCATTCGCGACGATGAAATCGCCGAGGGCTATATCCTCGCCTGTTGCAGCCGCCCCCGCGGTCGTGTGGAGATTGATGCTTAG
- a CDS encoding alkylphosphonate utilization protein has translation MTDVIVRDSNGTQLNDGDSVTLIKDLKVKGTSTTLKRGTLVKGIRLTGNPDEVDCSTKQVKGLVLRTEFLKKA, from the coding sequence ATGACCGACGTAATCGTGCGCGACAGCAATGGCACTCAACTGAATGACGGCGATTCCGTCACGCTCATCAAAGACCTGAAGGTCAAGGGAACATCCACGACCCTGAAGCGGGGAACACTGGTCAAGGGGATTCGCCTCACCGGAAATCCCGACGAAGTCGATTGCAGCACCAAGCAGGTCAAGGGGCTGGTACTGCGGACCGAGTTTCTCAAGAAGGCCTGA
- the pncA gene encoding bifunctional nicotinamidase/pyrazinamidase has translation MIGHALVVIDVQNDFCPGGALAVNRGDEIIPTVNRLIDESEHVILTQDWHPANHSSFASTHSHAKPFDTIEMAYGLQTLWPDHCVQGSHGADFHADLQWMRAQLVLRKGFRIGIDSYSAFFENDRSTPTGLGGYLRERNIGSLTLVGLATDFCVAYSALDAMAEGFQVRVRLDACRGIDLNGSMDIMLQKMKQAGVELIDEPASASHLL, from the coding sequence ATGATCGGTCATGCACTTGTGGTAATCGACGTACAGAATGATTTCTGCCCCGGCGGTGCGCTGGCGGTTAATCGCGGTGACGAAATCATTCCCACCGTCAACCGGCTGATCGACGAAAGCGAGCACGTCATCCTCACACAGGACTGGCATCCAGCCAATCATTCAAGCTTCGCATCGACCCATTCCCACGCCAAGCCCTTCGACACGATCGAAATGGCCTATGGCCTGCAGACGCTCTGGCCCGACCATTGCGTTCAGGGCAGTCACGGCGCGGATTTCCACGCTGACCTGCAATGGATGCGGGCCCAGCTCGTCCTTCGCAAAGGCTTTCGCATCGGCATAGACAGCTATTCGGCATTCTTCGAAAACGACCGCAGCACACCGACCGGTCTTGGTGGGTATCTGCGCGAACGCAACATCGGCTCGCTCACGCTGGTGGGGCTGGCTACCGACTTCTGCGTAGCCTACTCGGCGCTTGACGCCATGGCCGAAGGCTTTCAGGTGCGCGTCCGTCTGGATGCATGTCGCGGGATCGATCTCAACGGCTCGATGGACATCATGCTGCAGAAGATGAAGCAGGCTGGCGTCGAACTGATCGACGAGCCTGCTTCGGCTTCGCACCTGTTATAG
- a CDS encoding DUF2165 family protein produces MIVTRLSKTAFVAAIAFFATLVSFGNITDYDTNFGFVQHVLMMDTIFPDATIKYRAIASPMLHNAAYVLIIAAETLTAILCWIGAFAMLGRLTDRAVSFNRSKKWAIAGLSLGFLVWQVGFMSVGGEWFGMWMSQTWNGIESAFRFFITIIAVLIFVVLPDGELE; encoded by the coding sequence ATGATCGTAACACGGTTGAGCAAAACTGCCTTCGTGGCGGCGATTGCCTTTTTCGCGACGCTGGTTTCGTTCGGTAACATTACCGATTACGACACCAATTTCGGGTTCGTGCAGCACGTCCTGATGATGGACACTATCTTTCCCGATGCCACGATCAAATATCGCGCCATCGCTAGTCCGATGCTGCACAATGCCGCCTATGTGCTTATCATCGCGGCTGAAACGCTGACGGCAATCCTGTGCTGGATAGGAGCGTTTGCGATGCTTGGCCGTCTGACTGACCGGGCGGTCAGTTTCAACCGCTCCAAGAAATGGGCGATTGCCGGTCTGTCGCTCGGCTTTCTGGTCTGGCAGGTCGGCTTCATGTCGGTTGGCGGAGAATGGTTCGGCATGTGGATGTCGCAAACATGGAACGGGATCGAATCCGCATTCCGGTTCTTCATCACAATCATTGCCGTATTGATCTTTGTCGTGCTGCCGGACGGCGAACTGGAATAG
- a CDS encoding DUF475 domain-containing protein, whose translation MATLRYFIWPMVFTVLGLAGAVWLGYEMTGTFGGMVSVFIICAVLSVLEISLSFDNAIVNARILRDMTPEWQHRFLTWGIIIAVFGMRIIFPLAIVAVAMWTDPISALKLAIWQPDEYARVISDSHTGIAAFGGTFLLMVGMKYFFDVEKDVHWIKAIESRMSRFASVQGVEIGVAIALIIFFSYQLDAEHSHTFLIAALFGLLTFLAVEGLGEVLDATQEQMDMVHRGGLGAFIYLEVLDASFSFDGVIGAFALTTNLFIIAIGLGIGAFYVRSLTIMLVERKTLGQYRYLEHGAFYAILVLAVIMYVQTLVHIPEVITGLIGAALIGLSFMSSLRYNRLNPNWQEEAEEATGH comes from the coding sequence ATGGCCACTCTTCGTTATTTTATTTGGCCCATGGTTTTTACCGTATTGGGTCTCGCAGGTGCCGTTTGGCTCGGTTACGAAATGACCGGCACTTTTGGGGGAATGGTCTCCGTCTTCATCATTTGTGCGGTTTTGAGCGTTCTCGAAATTTCGCTTTCTTTCGATAATGCTATCGTGAATGCCCGCATCCTGCGCGACATGACGCCCGAATGGCAGCATCGCTTCCTGACCTGGGGCATTATCATTGCTGTTTTCGGCATGCGCATCATCTTTCCGCTGGCCATCGTTGCGGTTGCCATGTGGACCGATCCGATCTCGGCGCTGAAGCTTGCGATCTGGCAGCCGGATGAATATGCCCGCGTGATCTCGGATTCGCATACAGGCATCGCTGCCTTTGGCGGCACATTCCTGCTGATGGTCGGTATGAAGTACTTCTTCGATGTCGAGAAGGATGTGCACTGGATCAAAGCCATCGAAAGCCGCATGTCGAGGTTCGCTTCGGTCCAGGGTGTCGAGATTGGCGTCGCAATCGCCCTGATCATCTTCTTTTCCTACCAGCTGGATGCCGAGCATTCGCACACATTCCTGATCGCAGCCCTGTTCGGTCTTCTGACCTTCCTTGCCGTTGAAGGATTGGGTGAGGTTCTGGACGCGACGCAGGAGCAGATGGACATGGTCCATCGCGGTGGTCTGGGCGCCTTCATCTATCTTGAAGTGCTTGATGCCAGCTTTTCCTTCGATGGCGTAATCGGCGCGTTTGCGCTGACCACGAACCTGTTCATCATCGCGATCGGCCTCGGTATCGGCGCATTTTATGTGCGTTCGCTCACCATCATGCTTGTCGAGCGCAAGACGCTTGGCCAGTACCGCTATCTCGAACATGGCGCTTTCTATGCGATCCTGGTTCTTGCGGTCATCATGTATGTCCAGACGCTGGTGCATATTCCGGAAGTCATCACTGGCCTTATCGGTGCGGCTTTGATCGGCCTCTCGTTCATGTCTTCGCTGCGCTACAACCGGCTCAATCCGAACTGGCAGGAAGAAGCAGAAGAGGCAACAGGGCATTAA
- a CDS encoding helix-turn-helix domain-containing protein, whose product MITGPQCRAARALVEFSRERLAQLSGIDAQIIERFERKLGQPTDEQISGLADALEKAGAQFIPENGGGAGVRLKFNRSETRRIANLENEGGPTASDDVP is encoded by the coding sequence ATGATAACTGGACCTCAATGCCGTGCCGCGAGGGCGCTCGTGGAATTCTCCCGCGAGCGTTTGGCGCAATTGTCCGGCATCGACGCACAGATAATCGAACGGTTTGAGCGCAAGCTGGGCCAGCCAACGGATGAGCAGATTTCGGGACTCGCGGACGCGCTGGAAAAAGCCGGGGCGCAATTCATTCCAGAAAATGGCGGCGGCGCCGGTGTACGTTTGAAATTCAACCGTTCGGAAACCAGACGTATTGCCAATCTGGAAAACGAGGGCGGCCCGACTGCTTCCGACGACGTTCCGTAG
- a CDS encoding linear amide C-N hydrolase: protein MKTKQSIWKSSRRMFARGVATGLMAAALVVPQAAFACTSFVLPTSDGGMVYGRTMEFAFELKSDMIVVPRNYAFTATAADAKPGKQWKSKYAVIGMNAFGIPALTDGMNEKGLAGGILYFPDFAKFQDPSTAKPEDSLAPWDVLSWALTNFSTVAEVKDALASVAVIDVKQANMGFTPPVHYTLHDATGASIVIEPVDGKLKVYDNPLGVMTNSPSFDWHMTNLRNYVHLSPENTKPLKVNGATFQPLGEGSGMLGVPGDTTPPSRFVRATSFVLSAAKVPSGPQSVRLAEHITNNFDIPKGWIVEPGAPLEYTQWTAIADMKNMTYYVKTYDDQVLRGVSFKDYDLGAKDLVTIKMQPRLDPPALTAK from the coding sequence ATGAAAACGAAACAGTCTATCTGGAAGTCGTCTCGCCGGATGTTTGCACGAGGTGTTGCAACTGGGCTCATGGCTGCCGCCCTGGTTGTTCCTCAAGCGGCTTTCGCCTGCACCAGCTTCGTTCTCCCGACGAGTGATGGTGGCATGGTTTATGGGCGCACAATGGAATTTGCGTTCGAACTCAAGTCCGATATGATCGTCGTCCCGCGGAACTATGCGTTCACGGCGACTGCCGCCGACGCAAAGCCCGGCAAGCAATGGAAGAGCAAATACGCTGTGATCGGTATGAATGCCTTTGGTATTCCGGCACTCACCGACGGCATGAACGAGAAAGGGCTTGCCGGCGGCATCCTCTATTTCCCGGATTTCGCCAAGTTCCAGGACCCTTCCACGGCCAAGCCAGAAGACAGTCTTGCTCCGTGGGATGTTCTAAGCTGGGCTCTGACCAATTTCTCAACCGTCGCTGAAGTCAAGGATGCGCTGGCCAGTGTTGCCGTCATTGATGTCAAGCAGGCCAATATGGGTTTCACGCCGCCAGTGCACTATACGTTGCATGACGCTACGGGGGCATCGATCGTCATCGAGCCGGTGGATGGCAAGCTGAAGGTTTATGATAATCCGCTCGGGGTGATGACGAATTCACCCTCCTTCGACTGGCATATGACCAATTTGCGTAATTATGTTCACCTGTCGCCGGAAAACACCAAGCCGCTCAAAGTCAATGGCGCTACTTTCCAGCCTTTAGGGGAGGGCTCGGGTATGCTGGGCGTGCCTGGCGATACGACGCCTCCATCAAGGTTCGTGCGTGCAACGAGTTTCGTTCTGTCTGCGGCGAAGGTGCCAAGCGGCCCGCAAAGTGTACGGTTGGCCGAGCACATCACGAACAACTTTGATATTCCCAAAGGCTGGATCGTGGAGCCGGGTGCGCCACTCGAATACACGCAGTGGACGGCCATCGCCGACATGAAGAACATGACTTATTACGTCAAGACCTACGATGATCAGGTCCTTCGCGGCGTATCGTTTAAAGATTATGATCTTGGAGCCAAGGATCTGGTGACGATCAAGATGCAGCCACGGCTGGATCCGCCGGCCTTGACTGCCAAGTAA